A window of Pseudodesulfovibrio hydrargyri contains these coding sequences:
- a CDS encoding YfiR family protein, which yields MGMLRPLLLAFLAWAVLCPARPAPAEDRLTATPDQLRALYVQRLVKYVAWPDGAGPAPGEPFIVAATDPARLRPYFPATDQGAGPHFRLVRWPADCDVLVLAGASRREAAAILKRVADKPVLTITQDPDGPALGAVVNFYMRGGRLKLEVGLGAARRAGLSVSSRLLQLARVHGGGPRE from the coding sequence ATGGGCATGCTGCGCCCGCTTCTCCTCGCCTTCCTCGCCTGGGCGGTTCTGTGCCCGGCTCGCCCGGCCCCGGCAGAAGACCGCCTGACCGCCACCCCGGACCAGCTGCGCGCCCTGTACGTGCAGCGGCTGGTCAAGTACGTGGCCTGGCCGGACGGCGCGGGCCCGGCCCCGGGCGAACCGTTTATCGTCGCGGCCACGGACCCGGCCCGGCTGCGTCCCTATTTCCCGGCCACGGACCAGGGCGCGGGGCCCCATTTCCGCCTGGTCCGGTGGCCCGCCGACTGCGACGTGCTCGTCCTGGCCGGGGCGTCCCGGCGCGAGGCGGCGGCCATCCTCAAGCGGGTGGCGGACAAACCCGTGCTGACCATCACCCAGGACCCGGACGGCCCGGCACTGGGCGCGGTCGTCAATTTCTACATGCGGGGCGGCAGGCTCAAGCTCGAGGTCGGCCTTGGAGCGGCCCGGCGCGCCGGATTGTCGGTCAGTTCCCGGCTGCTGCAGCTGGCCCGCGTGCATGGAGGAGGGCCTCGTGAGTGA
- a CDS encoding RNA polymerase sigma factor: MSSTIMEIQKRYDEISYDSLFKEHSRLIYKLIINFVKSRNIHLHSSEIDDIYQEIALKIFKNDYISRYNDEKSSFITWLNIICRTTAIDYYRKNLRWMESVLSDVPARGAEDGPEAALFSLPAGVLTDRQAEVITLFYKEGLVAGEIARRLGITPPTVRSIKFQALDRLRAHYGASAPAPETNTPDHPERRKVS, encoded by the coding sequence ATGAGCAGCACAATAATGGAGATTCAAAAACGGTATGATGAGATATCCTATGACAGCCTGTTCAAGGAACATTCGAGGCTCATATATAAACTCATTATCAACTTCGTAAAATCAAGGAACATCCATCTCCATAGTTCGGAGATAGATGACATATACCAGGAAATCGCACTGAAGATTTTCAAGAATGACTACATCTCGCGTTACAACGACGAGAAGAGTTCCTTCATCACCTGGCTCAACATCATCTGCCGCACCACGGCCATCGACTACTACAGAAAGAATTTGCGCTGGATGGAGTCCGTGCTTTCGGACGTTCCCGCGCGCGGCGCGGAGGACGGCCCCGAGGCCGCCCTGTTCAGCCTGCCCGCCGGCGTGCTGACCGACCGCCAGGCCGAGGTGATCACCCTCTTCTACAAGGAGGGTCTGGTCGCAGGGGAGATCGCCCGCAGGCTGGGCATCACCCCGCCCACGGTGCGCAGCATCAAGTTCCAGGCCCTGGACCGGCTGCGCGCCCACTACGGGGCCTCGGCCCCCGCGCCCGAAACCAACACACCGGATCACCCGGAAAGGAGGAAGGTCTCATGA
- a CDS encoding adenylate/guanylate cyclase domain-containing protein has protein sequence MKRCFPFYLNIVTVFSILIVAIVSAVVLYGYLGNSSAALVSARQLLARAGDSVSERSRLLFDTAFNTTDIYVDFPGIAEKGSIHSHPMSHVFFRFLEQHPDFTSLYIGFDDGDFYLVSTLHGREGMKRRLGIPADAVWYTQNIGHLEDGTRYELKKYLDPGFVTVGSSVTRGVNYDPRGRCWYESAEKRDGPNLSDVYAFSLSGEPGITVSHRFEGRVSGVFGVDLSLANLCRFVRRQSLGDNSEIAIFDGAGKVYAYSDLERLARSLSPPPEAADTEASGETEIDRLGVPSLSALVREYGAHGGRGTESGELSVDAVRYLYRVDPLPAEYGKGLFVAVAVPEERFTGPIAAIGKKTLLVSLALLILTLPIIYGVAKLISRPLILLTGSVENIRAFNLRVPVRIKTFILEIRDLAAALETMRSSLNAFGSYVPRPLVERMITNDITPALGGDRRELTLLFSDIEGFTGLSEGLSPEALTAEITEYFKRVSQVILRTNGTVDKYIGDAVMAFWNAPVRNPAHAHDACLAALRCRSALRVFNRGRRKTGLPEFKTRMGIHTGEAVVGNIGSADRMAYTAIGASVNMASRLEGLNKYLGSSILVSETTRLAAGESFVFRFAGRVVPKGTSAGVGVYELLGTRHGSTGVYAPLAVDEGAEARLAEWDACFDLLLAREFAAAADAFERYLAGHGPDRLAGHFLELARTFTSRPPAADWKGEQIFDAK, from the coding sequence ATGAAGCGGTGTTTTCCCTTTTACCTGAACATCGTCACGGTGTTCTCCATCCTGATCGTCGCCATCGTCTCGGCAGTGGTCCTGTACGGGTACCTGGGCAATTCCTCGGCCGCTCTGGTCTCTGCCCGCCAGCTGCTCGCGCGGGCCGGGGACTCGGTCTCCGAGCGCTCCAGGCTGCTCTTCGACACGGCCTTCAACACCACGGACATCTACGTGGATTTCCCGGGTATCGCCGAAAAGGGGTCGATCCACTCCCACCCCATGAGCCACGTCTTCTTCCGGTTCCTGGAGCAGCACCCGGACTTCACCTCCCTATACATCGGCTTTGACGACGGCGATTTCTACCTGGTCTCCACCCTGCACGGGCGCGAGGGCATGAAGCGTCGGCTGGGCATCCCGGCCGACGCGGTCTGGTACACCCAGAACATCGGCCACCTGGAGGACGGCACCCGGTACGAGCTGAAGAAGTACCTGGACCCGGGGTTCGTCACCGTGGGCTCCTCGGTGACGCGCGGGGTGAACTACGACCCCAGGGGGCGCTGCTGGTACGAGTCGGCCGAGAAACGCGACGGGCCGAACCTGAGCGACGTCTACGCGTTCTCCCTGTCCGGCGAGCCGGGCATCACGGTCTCGCACCGGTTCGAGGGCCGGGTCTCCGGGGTGTTCGGCGTGGACTTGTCCCTGGCCAATCTCTGCCGCTTCGTCAGGCGGCAGTCCCTGGGCGACAACAGCGAGATCGCCATCTTCGACGGCGCGGGCAAGGTCTACGCCTATTCGGACCTGGAGCGGCTGGCGCGGAGCCTCTCGCCTCCCCCCGAAGCGGCGGACACCGAAGCGTCGGGTGAAACCGAGATTGACCGGCTGGGGGTCCCGTCCCTGTCCGCGCTGGTGCGGGAGTACGGGGCTCACGGGGGCCGGGGCACCGAGTCCGGGGAACTGTCCGTGGACGCGGTCCGCTACCTGTACCGTGTGGATCCGCTGCCCGCCGAATACGGCAAGGGGCTGTTCGTGGCCGTGGCCGTGCCCGAGGAACGGTTCACCGGACCCATCGCCGCCATCGGCAAGAAGACCCTGCTCGTCTCCCTGGCGTTGCTGATCCTGACCCTGCCCATCATTTACGGCGTGGCCAAGCTGATCAGCCGTCCGCTCATCCTGCTGACCGGGTCGGTGGAGAACATCCGCGCCTTCAACCTGCGCGTCCCGGTGCGCATCAAGACCTTCATCCTGGAGATCCGCGACCTGGCCGCCGCCCTGGAGACCATGCGCAGCTCGTTGAACGCCTTCGGCAGCTACGTGCCCCGGCCCCTGGTCGAGCGCATGATCACCAACGACATCACCCCGGCCCTGGGCGGGGACCGGCGGGAACTGACCCTGCTGTTCAGCGACATCGAGGGGTTCACCGGCCTGTCCGAGGGGTTGTCGCCCGAGGCGCTGACAGCCGAGATCACCGAGTATTTCAAGCGGGTCAGCCAGGTCATCCTGCGCACCAACGGCACGGTGGACAAATACATCGGCGACGCGGTCATGGCCTTCTGGAACGCCCCGGTGCGCAACCCCGCCCACGCCCACGACGCCTGCTTGGCGGCCCTGCGCTGCCGGTCCGCCCTGCGCGTGTTCAACCGGGGGCGGCGGAAAACGGGCCTGCCCGAGTTCAAGACGCGCATGGGCATCCACACCGGCGAGGCCGTGGTCGGCAACATCGGTTCCGCGGACCGCATGGCCTACACGGCCATCGGCGCGAGCGTGAACATGGCCTCCCGCCTGGAGGGACTGAACAAGTACCTGGGCTCGTCCATCCTGGTCAGCGAGACCACCCGGCTCGCGGCCGGAGAGTCCTTCGTTTTCCGCTTCGCCGGGCGGGTCGTGCCCAAGGGCACCTCGGCCGGGGTGGGCGTGTACGAGTTGCTCGGCACCCGGCACGGCTCGACCGGGGTGTACGCTCCCCTGGCCGTGGATGAGGGCGCCGAGGCGCGGCTTGCGGAGTGGGACGCCTGTTTCGATCTTCTTTTGGCCAGGGAGTTCGCGGCGGCGGCCGACGCCTTTGAACGCTATCTCGCCGGTCACGGCCCGGACCGGCTGGCCGGGCATTTCCTGGAATTGGCCCGGACCTTCACTTCCCGGCCCCCGGCGGCCGACTGGAAGGGGGAGCAGATCTTCGATGCCAAATAG
- a CDS encoding TonB-dependent receptor plug domain-containing protein, which translates to MGLDRWRPVFLSLAILFFLSPAARAEDDLSGLGLEELMQVEVASATRRAEPLSRIPAAVTVLTEEDIFRSGATNVPEALQLVPGVHVAQMNTDRWAVGVRGFNGLLSNKHLVLVDGRPVTSPVITGVQWDNIVPISMVKRIEVVRGTRTSLWGAESFTGVINIITKNAYELQGGQTVTTAGTRGASQTVRKGWDAGENAAVAVYGTGEYLNGDWLNDRRGERDGHEWSKVQGGLRADWENAFTDALSVQSDLVRSQTEEDMPGGPGGPPESKSRSDVNGYAQFVWDRATGLDSNLRFRTSYTRDTAMLADLEGGVNALDAELTSAMEQMGRHYLTWGAGTQYIWDDVHGEDLGNFDQGHIYNWTGSGFLRDRITLLPESLYLIAGLKTDVLGGGDVELQPTVRLLHTRDDAEYWLAVSRGVRADTRYQRSRDYRINVRGTDYRILAPDSLETEKLISYEAGYRQALTPDARFDLSLYVNDYSELLMLELDQATNTARVTNSLKGTAYGLEAMFEWTAADWLTLKPSVSLIYQNIYGLDSGPVGDSMPEEGMGSEMKLQILTKPREDVGLDLFFGYLDSPDQLHLPAYFSVDAHASWRASDTLLLELIGRNLGGSHKQFSDLAVGPSVDCRITWDF; encoded by the coding sequence ATGGGGCTCGACCGGTGGCGGCCGGTTTTTCTGAGCCTCGCGATCCTGTTTTTCCTTTCTCCGGCCGCGCGGGCCGAGGACGACCTGTCCGGCCTCGGCCTGGAGGAGCTCATGCAGGTGGAGGTGGCCAGCGCCACCCGCCGGGCCGAGCCCCTGTCGCGGATTCCCGCGGCGGTCACGGTCCTGACCGAGGAGGACATCTTCCGCTCCGGGGCGACCAACGTGCCCGAGGCCCTGCAACTGGTGCCCGGCGTGCACGTGGCCCAGATGAACACCGACCGCTGGGCCGTGGGCGTGCGGGGCTTCAACGGGCTTTTGAGCAACAAGCACCTGGTCCTGGTGGATGGCAGGCCGGTGACCTCGCCGGTCATTACCGGGGTGCAGTGGGACAACATCGTGCCCATCAGCATGGTCAAGCGCATCGAGGTGGTGCGCGGCACCCGCACCAGCCTGTGGGGCGCGGAGTCGTTTACCGGGGTCATCAACATCATCACCAAGAACGCCTATGAGCTGCAAGGCGGGCAGACCGTGACCACGGCGGGCACCCGTGGCGCGTCCCAGACCGTGCGCAAGGGCTGGGACGCCGGGGAGAACGCGGCCGTGGCGGTCTACGGCACGGGCGAGTACCTCAACGGCGACTGGCTCAACGACCGGCGCGGGGAGCGCGACGGCCACGAGTGGTCCAAGGTCCAGGGCGGCCTGCGCGCCGACTGGGAGAACGCCTTTACCGACGCCCTGTCCGTGCAGTCCGACCTGGTCCGGTCCCAGACCGAGGAGGATATGCCGGGCGGCCCGGGCGGCCCCCCGGAGAGCAAATCGAGGAGCGACGTCAACGGCTACGCCCAGTTCGTCTGGGACCGGGCCACCGGCCTGGACTCCAACCTGCGCTTTCGGACCTCCTACACCCGGGACACGGCCATGCTCGCCGACCTGGAGGGCGGGGTGAACGCCCTGGACGCGGAACTGACCTCGGCCATGGAACAGATGGGCCGCCATTACCTGACCTGGGGCGCGGGCACCCAGTACATCTGGGACGACGTGCACGGCGAGGACCTGGGCAATTTCGACCAGGGGCACATCTACAACTGGACCGGGAGCGGCTTTCTCCGCGACCGCATCACCCTGCTGCCCGAATCCCTCTACCTCATCGCGGGGTTGAAGACGGACGTGCTCGGCGGCGGGGACGTGGAACTCCAGCCCACGGTCCGCCTGCTGCACACCCGGGACGACGCCGAGTACTGGCTGGCGGTCTCGCGCGGGGTGCGGGCCGATACCCGCTACCAGCGCAGCCGCGACTACCGGATCAACGTCAGGGGCACGGACTACCGGATCCTGGCCCCGGACAGCCTCGAGACCGAAAAGCTCATCTCCTACGAGGCCGGGTACCGCCAGGCCCTGACCCCGGACGCCCGATTCGACCTCTCCCTGTACGTCAACGACTACTCCGAGCTGCTCATGCTCGAACTGGACCAGGCCACGAACACGGCCAGGGTGACCAATTCCCTCAAGGGCACGGCCTACGGCCTGGAGGCCATGTTCGAATGGACCGCCGCCGACTGGCTGACCCTGAAGCCGTCGGTCAGCCTCATCTACCAGAACATCTACGGCCTGGACTCCGGCCCGGTGGGCGACTCCATGCCCGAGGAGGGGATGGGCAGCGAGATGAAGCTGCAGATCCTGACCAAGCCGCGCGAGGACGTGGGGCTGGACCTCTTTTTCGGCTACCTGGACAGCCCGGACCAGCTCCACCTGCCCGCCTATTTCAGCGTGGACGCGCACGCCTCCTGGCGGGCCTCGGACACGCTCCTGCTCGAGCTCATCGGCCGCAACCTGGGCGGCTCCCACAAGCAGTTCTCCGACCTTGCGGTGGGGCCGAGCGTGGATTGCCGGATCACCTGGGATTTCTGA
- a CDS encoding response regulator transcription factor, protein MKDLLLIDDDPELAELLRAYLGGEGIGLDAAVSGSAGLEMARAGDYELVILDVMLPDTSGFNVLTKLRAVSGVPVIMLTGRGEEIDRVIGLEMGADDYVSKPFQLRELLARIHAVLRRYGRGAGEGGEPAMAKAKPGIGIGEVHLNRNARNMTIGGEPVHLTSTEFDILEMLALNMGNVVERTDLMERALGRGEDFDDYVLNVHMSNLRKKLDRHVCIKTIRGRGYLLAVPQEEAV, encoded by the coding sequence ATGAAAGATCTGTTGCTGATCGACGACGACCCGGAACTGGCCGAACTGCTGCGGGCCTATCTCGGCGGCGAGGGCATCGGCCTCGACGCCGCCGTTTCCGGGAGCGCCGGTCTGGAGATGGCCAGGGCCGGGGATTACGAACTGGTCATCCTGGACGTCATGCTGCCGGATACCAGCGGGTTCAACGTGCTGACCAAGCTGCGCGCCGTGTCCGGGGTGCCGGTCATCATGCTGACCGGACGGGGCGAGGAGATCGACCGCGTCATCGGCCTGGAGATGGGCGCGGACGACTACGTGTCCAAACCGTTCCAGCTCCGCGAACTGCTGGCCCGCATCCACGCTGTGCTGCGGCGTTACGGCAGGGGGGCCGGGGAGGGCGGCGAACCGGCCATGGCCAAGGCCAAGCCGGGCATCGGGATCGGCGAGGTCCATCTCAACCGCAATGCCCGGAACATGACCATCGGCGGCGAGCCCGTGCACCTGACCTCCACCGAATTCGACATCCTGGAGATGCTCGCCCTGAACATGGGCAACGTGGTGGAGCGCACCGACCTCATGGAAAGGGCATTGGGCCGTGGCGAGGACTTCGACGACTACGTGCTCAACGTGCACATGAGCAACCTGCGCAAGAAGCTGGACCGCCACGTCTGCATCAAGACCATCCGGGGTCGGGGCTACCTCCTGGCCGTTCCGCAGGAAGAGGCGGTGTAG
- a CDS encoding ATP-binding protein produces the protein MSDARMTPLGRKIAAAILGTTLAALALSFLLNAVPMIHAYRQDGADKARSLAELMAASLAAPVDFDDPEAAGENLRTLSLTPGVTGAAVYLGDGTVFAAYGAPPDFADLAGPGVSTALSSLTVAAEVPSGNKGCLVAVNVSLAGQWGFLKSYLFSGALVLLCVFVVSLKLAGRFRRRLGDPLGELTEVIGDISGSRDYSRRVDYVSDDELGVLVAEFNAMLGRIEDRDARLGRHREMLEQRVEERTLQLKVNQLELLKYNRRLHSEIERRAQAEMIREEVERINRHDLKSGLSLVIGYPELLLQQGDLSPEQVKLIKRIRAAGYRMLDMIRNHLDMFKMEKGVYALNRLPTDLVQTLCDLEEELAPQLTSGGVRLTIRLHGRDVVGDETFTVSGEGPLLRTMCRNLVQNAVEASRSGDEVTVSLEFDHAGRPCLTVANPAPVPAQIRERFFEKYVTHGKENGTGLGTYFAALIVRTHGADITMNTGEETGTTLRITFRR, from the coding sequence GTGAGTGACGCCAGGATGACCCCGCTCGGGCGGAAGATCGCGGCGGCCATCCTGGGGACCACCCTGGCGGCCCTGGCCCTGAGCTTTCTGCTCAACGCCGTGCCCATGATCCACGCCTACCGCCAGGACGGCGCGGACAAGGCCCGCTCCCTGGCCGAACTCATGGCCGCGTCCCTGGCCGCGCCCGTGGATTTCGACGATCCCGAGGCCGCTGGCGAGAACCTCCGCACCCTGTCCCTCACCCCCGGGGTCACGGGCGCGGCGGTCTATCTCGGCGACGGCACGGTGTTCGCCGCCTACGGCGCGCCCCCGGACTTCGCCGATCTGGCCGGGCCGGGCGTGTCCACGGCCCTGTCCTCCCTGACCGTGGCCGCCGAGGTCCCGTCCGGGAACAAGGGGTGCCTGGTCGCCGTGAACGTCTCCCTGGCCGGGCAGTGGGGTTTTCTCAAATCCTACCTTTTCAGCGGGGCGCTCGTCCTGCTCTGCGTGTTCGTGGTCAGCCTCAAGCTGGCGGGCCGGTTCCGGCGCAGGCTGGGCGACCCCCTGGGCGAACTGACCGAGGTCATCGGCGACATCTCCGGCAGCCGCGACTACTCCCGCCGGGTGGACTACGTCAGCGACGACGAACTGGGCGTGCTCGTGGCCGAGTTCAACGCCATGCTCGGGCGCATCGAGGACCGCGACGCGCGCCTGGGCCGCCACCGCGAGATGCTTGAGCAGCGCGTGGAGGAGCGCACCCTCCAGCTCAAGGTCAATCAGCTGGAACTGCTCAAGTACAACCGCCGCCTGCACAGCGAGATCGAGCGCCGGGCCCAGGCCGAGATGATCCGCGAGGAGGTCGAGCGCATCAATCGCCACGACCTCAAGTCCGGCCTCAGCCTGGTCATCGGCTACCCGGAGCTGCTCCTTCAGCAGGGCGATCTCTCCCCGGAGCAGGTCAAGCTCATCAAGCGCATCCGGGCCGCCGGCTACCGCATGCTCGACATGATCCGCAATCATCTGGACATGTTCAAGATGGAAAAGGGGGTCTACGCCCTGAACAGGCTGCCCACGGACCTGGTCCAGACCCTCTGCGACCTGGAGGAGGAACTCGCTCCCCAGCTGACGAGCGGCGGCGTGCGCCTGACCATCCGCCTGCACGGCCGGGATGTGGTCGGCGACGAGACCTTCACCGTGTCCGGCGAGGGTCCGCTCTTGCGGACCATGTGCCGCAACCTGGTCCAGAACGCGGTCGAGGCCTCGCGGTCCGGCGACGAGGTGACCGTGTCCCTGGAGTTCGACCACGCCGGGCGGCCCTGCCTGACCGTGGCCAACCCCGCGCCCGTGCCCGCTCAGATCCGCGAACGGTTCTTCGAGAAATACGTCACCCACGGCAAGGAGAACGGCACCGGGCTGGGTACCTACTTCGCCGCCCTCATCGTCCGGACCCACGGCGCGGACATCACCATGAACACCGGCGAGGAAACCGGCACCACCCTGCGCATCACCTTCCGCCGCTAA
- a CDS encoding flagellar hook assembly protein FlgD, with protein MSIETTSYYESLLASTNTATATASSSTSLTSDDFISLLCTELQYQDPTEPMDNSQMVDQMTQYSQLEQLTEMNGKMDTLTDSISSMSASYGLDYIGKDVEAEGYTIRKDGDDISTLYLTLDDDAAEVTLNIYDSNGSIVDSQTYAGIDAGTVSFTWDGTDYDGDEAGDGYYYVLASATDADGDDVGCTTTTTGTVTGVSNTDDGVILTLDDGRTVNLADVTYATQ; from the coding sequence ATGAGCATCGAAACCACCAGCTACTACGAGTCCCTGCTCGCCTCGACGAACACCGCGACCGCGACCGCGTCGAGCTCCACGTCCCTGACCTCGGACGACTTCATCAGCCTGCTGTGCACCGAGCTCCAGTACCAGGACCCCACCGAGCCCATGGACAACAGCCAGATGGTCGACCAGATGACCCAATATTCCCAGCTCGAACAGCTGACCGAGATGAACGGGAAGATGGACACCCTGACCGACAGCATCTCCTCGATGAGCGCCTCCTACGGCCTGGACTACATCGGCAAGGACGTGGAGGCCGAAGGCTACACCATCCGCAAGGACGGCGACGACATCTCCACCCTGTACCTGACCCTGGACGACGACGCCGCCGAAGTGACCCTGAACATCTACGACTCGAACGGGTCCATCGTGGACTCCCAGACCTACGCCGGCATCGACGCGGGCACCGTGTCCTTCACCTGGGACGGCACCGACTACGACGGCGACGAGGCGGGCGACGGCTACTACTACGTCCTGGCCTCGGCCACCGACGCGGACGGAGACGACGTGGGCTGCACCACCACGACCACCGGCACCGTGACCGGCGTGAGCAACACCGACGACGGCGTGATCCTGACTCTGGACGACGGCCGGACCGTGAACCTGGCCGACGTGACCTACGCCACCCAGTAA
- a CDS encoding flagellin N-terminal helical domain-containing protein — MSLVVNNNLMANAAARNLNSAYTKLGTSTERLSSGLRVNSSADDAAGLAVRELMRSDISTLNQGIRNANDGISMIETADGALSVIDEKLIRMKELAEQSATGTYTDAQRLIIDSEYQAMASEITRIASATDFNGIYLLNGNLSAEGVTIHFGTGNDAAEDKYAVTIGSTTASSLGVGLSAGADKAGAVVSTQEAAQNALAALNSAIVSKDNIRANLGSMQNRLTATISNLEIQAENLQASESRISDVDVATEMTEYTKEQIITQSAVAMLSQANSLPQMALSLIGG; from the coding sequence ATGTCTCTCGTAGTCAACAACAACCTCATGGCGAATGCCGCGGCCCGGAACCTGAACAGCGCCTACACCAAGCTGGGCACGTCCACGGAAAGGCTGTCCTCGGGCCTGCGCGTCAACTCGTCGGCCGACGACGCCGCCGGGCTGGCCGTGCGCGAACTGATGCGCTCGGACATCTCCACCCTCAACCAGGGCATCCGCAACGCCAACGACGGCATCTCGATGATCGAGACCGCCGACGGCGCGCTGTCCGTCATCGATGAGAAGCTCATCCGCATGAAGGAATTGGCCGAGCAGTCCGCCACCGGCACCTACACGGACGCCCAGCGGCTGATCATCGACTCCGAGTACCAGGCCATGGCCTCGGAAATCACCCGCATCGCCAGCGCCACGGACTTCAACGGCATCTACCTGCTCAACGGCAACCTCTCGGCCGAAGGCGTGACCATCCACTTCGGCACGGGCAACGACGCGGCCGAGGACAAGTACGCCGTGACCATAGGCAGCACGACCGCCTCGTCCCTGGGCGTGGGGCTGTCCGCCGGAGCGGACAAGGCCGGCGCCGTGGTCTCCACCCAGGAGGCCGCCCAGAACGCCCTTGCGGCCCTGAACTCGGCCATCGTCTCCAAGGACAACATCCGCGCCAACCTGGGCTCCATGCAGAACAGGCTGACCGCGACCATCTCCAACCTCGAAATCCAGGCCGAGAACCTGCAGGCCTCGGAATCGCGCATCTCCGACGTGGATGTGGCCACCGAAATGACCGAGTACACCAAGGAGCAGATCATAACCCAGTCTGCCGTGGCGATGCTCTCGCAGGCCAACTCGCTCCCGCAAATGGCCCTGTCGCTCATCGGCGGCTAG
- a CDS encoding ABC transporter substrate-binding protein has protein sequence MLTALLAAAILLAWVPAARAATPVVFWSTEVGKDRQTVIEYLAQTFTVFNPDVEVRVVGVEENAMAETLATAMRDGRGPDIVGCASNLVVAFCNRGWMDNEGAARVIDAVGRKRFFAGALSRVSLPDGRPCGVPFNGWIQGIWYRKDWFDEAALAPPDTWDALLKAARTLHDPAHGRYGILLGTRNDVYAEQVFTHLAKSAGVREFTPDGRVAFDSPATVKTLRFYAELARYTPPGPQWWRGRDYYFQGRLAMMFYSTFIMDDLAVASVAADSLTGHNFEELTGAPYDFRLPENTAMVSGLTGTRTAGYGVLHALGLVRGKDPARSEAARRFALFLFREDAYITWLHMVPGGMMPVLEDITDSPVFYRDAQGGFQKYRRRRLESILAGFDSLQSFEFEDGRLIPEAARVSADGVIGRMIEETLAGRATPERAVREAAERMRAIAAQ, from the coding sequence TTGCTTACGGCCCTGCTGGCGGCCGCGATCCTGCTCGCCTGGGTCCCGGCGGCCCGGGCGGCCACGCCCGTGGTCTTCTGGTCCACCGAGGTCGGCAAGGACCGCCAGACGGTCATCGAGTATCTGGCCCAGACCTTCACGGTCTTCAACCCGGACGTGGAGGTCCGGGTGGTCGGCGTGGAGGAGAACGCCATGGCCGAGACCCTGGCCACGGCCATGCGCGACGGGCGCGGGCCGGACATCGTCGGCTGCGCCTCCAACCTGGTGGTGGCCTTCTGCAACCGGGGCTGGATGGACAACGAGGGCGCGGCCCGGGTGATCGACGCCGTGGGCCGCAAGCGTTTCTTCGCCGGGGCGCTGAGCCGGGTCAGCCTGCCGGACGGCCGACCGTGCGGCGTCCCGTTCAACGGCTGGATTCAGGGTATATGGTACCGCAAGGACTGGTTCGACGAGGCCGCTCTAGCTCCGCCCGATACCTGGGACGCCCTGCTCAAGGCGGCCAGAACCCTGCACGACCCGGCCCACGGGCGGTACGGCATCCTGCTGGGGACCCGCAACGACGTCTACGCCGAGCAGGTCTTCACCCACCTGGCCAAGTCCGCGGGCGTGCGCGAGTTCACCCCGGACGGCAGGGTGGCCTTCGATTCCCCGGCCACGGTCAAAACGCTCAGGTTCTACGCCGAGCTGGCCCGTTACACCCCGCCCGGCCCGCAGTGGTGGCGCGGCAGGGACTACTATTTCCAGGGCAGGCTGGCCATGATGTTTTATTCAACCTTCATCATGGACGACCTGGCCGTGGCCTCGGTGGCCGCCGATTCCCTGACCGGCCACAATTTCGAGGAGCTCACGGGCGCGCCCTACGACTTCCGGCTCCCGGAAAACACGGCCATGGTCTCCGGCCTGACCGGGACGCGCACGGCCGGATACGGGGTGCTGCACGCCCTGGGACTGGTCAGGGGCAAGGACCCGGCCCGCAGCGAGGCGGCCAGGCGGTTCGCCCTTTTCCTCTTCCGCGAGGACGCCTACATCACCTGGCTGCACATGGTCCCGGGCGGGATGATGCCCGTGCTCGAGGACATCACCGATTCCCCGGTTTTCTACCGCGACGCCCAGGGGGGCTTCCAGAAGTACCGGCGCAGGCGGCTGGAATCCATCCTGGCCGGTTTCGACTCCCTGCAGAGTTTCGAGTTCGAGGACGGCAGGCTCATCCCCGAGGCGGCCCGGGTTTCGGCGGACGGCGTCATCGGCCGGATGATCGAGGAGACGCTGGCGGGCAGGGCCACGCCCGAACGGGCCGTGCGCGAGGCGGCCGAGCGAATGCGGGCCATCGCGGCGCAGTGA